The Mycolicibacterium smegmatis genome has a window encoding:
- a CDS encoding enoyl-CoA hydratase/isomerase family protein: MIELPGGIRIGLTTDVDDDDELDDATFTLSEAATDDPRVVTVASIAETLALLTDRCERRPQTAAVCDDVLRGFDPDASTFSGVITESLAYSTLQAGAEFARWLDERGPATVPQLPDPVQANRDGNTLHVRFNRPQRHNAFSTDARAALLEALEVARLDSSVDEVVLGGNGRSFCSGGDLAEFGSFADPATAHLARTRHSPALVLDELTARLGRRCRAHVHGQVLGSGLEMACFCGRVSCDPDATLGLPELALGLIPGAGGTVSITRRIGRWRTAYLVLSGRTIDPMTALSWGLVDEIVSVAAPA; encoded by the coding sequence GTGATCGAACTGCCCGGCGGCATCCGGATCGGCCTGACCACCGACGTCGATGATGACGACGAACTCGACGACGCGACGTTCACGTTGAGTGAGGCCGCCACCGACGACCCCAGGGTCGTCACGGTGGCCTCGATCGCCGAGACCCTCGCGCTGCTCACCGATCGGTGCGAACGCCGGCCGCAGACCGCGGCCGTGTGCGACGACGTGCTGCGTGGTTTCGACCCGGACGCCTCGACGTTCAGCGGGGTCATCACCGAATCACTCGCGTACTCGACGCTGCAGGCCGGTGCGGAGTTCGCCCGCTGGCTCGACGAGCGCGGTCCCGCGACCGTGCCGCAGCTGCCGGACCCGGTGCAGGCCAATCGTGACGGCAACACGCTGCACGTCCGGTTCAACCGGCCGCAGCGTCACAATGCGTTCTCCACCGATGCCCGCGCCGCGCTGCTGGAGGCCCTCGAGGTGGCCCGTCTCGATTCTTCGGTCGACGAGGTCGTCCTCGGCGGCAACGGCCGGAGCTTCTGCAGCGGAGGCGATCTCGCCGAGTTCGGGTCGTTCGCCGATCCGGCCACCGCACACCTCGCGCGGACCAGACACAGCCCGGCACTGGTGCTCGACGAGTTGACGGCCCGCCTCGGCAGGCGCTGCCGCGCACACGTGCACGGCCAGGTGCTGGGCAGCGGCCTGGAGATGGCGTGCTTCTGCGGCCGGGTGAGCTGCGACCCGGACGCGACGCTCGGCCTGCCCGAACTGGCGCTGGGCCTGATCCCGGGGGCGGGCGGAACCGTGAGCATCACGCGCCGGATCGGCCGTTGGCGCACAGCGTATCTGGTGCTCTCGGGCCGCACGATCGATCCCATGACGGCGCTGTCGTGGGGTCTGGTCGACGAGATCGTCAGCGTTGCCGCGCCGGCCTGA
- a CDS encoding SDR family oxidoreductase has translation MSEKKKIILVTGVTSGIGEAVAVRLAGEGHQVVGGARRADRLATLKRENLHVRRVDVTDRADMAAFVDETVSEHGRIDAIVNNAGVMPLSRMDALLVDEWDTMIDVNVRGLLNGIAAALPHFQRQGHGHFVTMASIGAHQVVPTGAVYCATKHAAWAITEGLRLELDPSIRVTTISPGVVESELAHTITDPDAAKAMEIYRAESIPPDAIARAVSYAVNEPADVDVNEVIVRPARQR, from the coding sequence ATGAGTGAGAAGAAGAAGATCATCCTGGTCACGGGCGTGACGAGTGGAATCGGTGAAGCGGTCGCGGTCCGCCTGGCCGGCGAAGGGCATCAGGTGGTCGGCGGCGCCCGGCGCGCCGACCGGCTGGCCACACTGAAACGCGAGAACCTGCACGTCCGCCGTGTCGACGTGACCGACCGCGCCGACATGGCCGCATTCGTCGACGAGACGGTCAGCGAGCACGGACGCATCGACGCGATCGTCAACAACGCGGGCGTGATGCCGCTGTCACGGATGGACGCACTGCTGGTCGACGAGTGGGACACCATGATCGACGTCAACGTCCGCGGCCTGCTCAACGGCATCGCCGCGGCGCTACCGCATTTCCAGCGCCAGGGGCACGGCCACTTCGTCACGATGGCGTCGATCGGCGCGCACCAGGTGGTGCCCACCGGTGCGGTCTACTGTGCCACCAAGCACGCCGCGTGGGCGATCACCGAAGGTTTGCGACTGGAACTCGACCCCTCGATCCGTGTCACCACGATTTCGCCCGGCGTCGTGGAATCCGAACTGGCGCACACGATCACCGATCCCGACGCCGCGAAGGCCATGGAAATCTACCGGGCCGAGTCGATTCCGCCCGATGCGATCGCCCGCGCGGTCTCCTACGCCGTCAACGAGCCCGCGGACGTCGACGTCAACGAGGTGATCGTCAGGCCGGCGCGGCAACGCTGA
- a CDS encoding helix-turn-helix domain-containing protein, with amino-acid sequence MTDLGDYLRSRRALVTPADVGLPAVGHRRVPGLRREEVALLAGLSVDYYIRLEQGRERSPSAQVLEALAAVLRLDEDGRRHLFAVAGLTPRMRLAPVPDRVDPALMRLMAAWPDNPALVYNRAYDLLASNTLADALYDGILHDNMLLMVFTEPRARELYADWPVISADAVAGFRMNHGIAPHDPRIDAVLKELLDRSAEFGELWARHDARGKSATVKSFRHPQVGALTLQMQTFDVRSAPGQELVVYQAEPGTPSADALKLLGSLAATADA; translated from the coding sequence ATGACCGATCTGGGCGACTACCTGCGCAGTCGACGCGCACTGGTCACCCCGGCCGACGTCGGGCTGCCTGCTGTCGGGCACCGCCGCGTGCCCGGGTTGCGCCGCGAAGAGGTGGCGTTGCTCGCCGGCCTGAGCGTCGACTACTACATCCGGCTCGAGCAGGGCCGGGAACGTTCCCCGTCGGCTCAGGTACTGGAGGCGCTCGCGGCGGTGTTGCGGCTCGACGAGGACGGGCGCCGGCACCTGTTCGCGGTCGCCGGGCTGACCCCGCGGATGCGGCTCGCCCCGGTGCCCGACCGGGTGGACCCGGCGTTGATGCGGCTCATGGCGGCCTGGCCCGACAACCCGGCTCTGGTGTACAACCGCGCCTACGACCTGCTGGCCTCCAACACGCTGGCGGATGCCCTGTACGACGGCATCCTGCACGACAACATGCTGCTGATGGTGTTCACCGAACCGCGGGCTCGCGAGCTGTACGCCGACTGGCCGGTGATCTCCGCCGACGCGGTTGCCGGATTCCGCATGAACCACGGCATCGCCCCGCACGATCCGCGCATCGACGCGGTGCTGAAAGAACTGCTCGACCGCAGCGCGGAGTTCGGCGAGTTGTGGGCCAGGCACGACGCCCGGGGGAAGTCCGCCACGGTCAAGAGCTTCCGGCATCCACAGGTGGGCGCCCTGACCCTGCAGATGCAGACGTTCGACGTGCGGTCCGCGCCCGGCCAGGAACTGGTGGTCTACCAGGCTGAGCCGGGTACGCCCAGCGCCGACGCGTTGAAGCTGTTGGGGAGTCTGGCTGCCACGGCAGACGCGTGA
- a CDS encoding MaoC family dehydratase, translated as MTAHGQASGGPYFDDLKVGQVFDTAPSMTLTEGAAAAHQAVIGDRLRLSLDAELSSAVTGEPGPLAHPALVCDVAIGQSTLVTQRVKANLFYRGLAFHRFPVIGDTLTTRTEVVGLKQNSNKPGRAPTGLAALRMTTTDHKDRLVLDFYRCAMLPLSENGGDTGYSDDLSAIGADASPTPTAHWDADAYRARVPGPHLDDLRDELAGAVLRSTADVVSSAPELARLTLNIAATHHDWRSGGRRLVYGGHTIGLALAQATRLLPNLVTVLGWESCDHTGPVHEGDTVFSELHVESIEANVVGLRSIVFAAGGPDGGADRQVLDWRFSALLF; from the coding sequence GTGACTGCACATGGCCAGGCCTCCGGTGGTCCCTACTTCGACGATCTCAAGGTCGGGCAGGTCTTCGACACCGCGCCGTCGATGACGCTCACCGAGGGGGCCGCGGCGGCGCACCAGGCCGTCATCGGCGACCGTTTGCGCCTGTCGCTGGACGCCGAACTCTCCTCGGCGGTCACCGGAGAGCCGGGACCGCTCGCGCATCCGGCGCTGGTGTGCGACGTGGCCATCGGGCAGAGCACGCTGGTCACGCAGCGTGTGAAGGCCAACCTGTTCTACCGCGGCCTGGCGTTCCACAGGTTCCCGGTGATCGGTGACACCCTGACCACCCGCACCGAAGTCGTCGGACTCAAGCAGAACTCGAACAAACCGGGCCGGGCGCCGACAGGTCTGGCGGCGCTGCGGATGACGACCACCGACCACAAGGACCGCCTGGTCCTCGACTTCTACCGCTGCGCGATGCTCCCGCTGTCCGAAAATGGCGGTGACACCGGGTATTCCGATGATCTGTCCGCGATCGGTGCCGACGCGTCGCCGACGCCGACAGCGCATTGGGACGCCGACGCCTACCGTGCGCGGGTGCCGGGACCGCATCTCGACGATCTACGTGACGAACTGGCGGGTGCGGTGTTGCGCAGCACGGCCGACGTTGTCAGCAGCGCCCCCGAACTCGCCAGGCTGACGCTGAACATCGCTGCCACGCACCATGACTGGCGTTCCGGGGGCAGGCGCCTGGTGTACGGCGGGCACACCATCGGACTAGCGCTGGCGCAGGCCACCCGGTTGCTGCCGAACCTGGTGACCGTTCTGGGCTGGGAGTCCTGCGACCACACCGGACCCGTCCACGAGGGCGACACCGTGTTCAGCGAACTACATGTCGAATCGATCGAGGCGAATGTGGTGGGCCTGCGCTCGATCGTGTTCGCCGCGGGTGGGCCCGATGGTGGGGCCGACAGGCAGGTGCTCGACTGGCGGTTCAGTGCGCTGCTGTTCTGA
- a CDS encoding CoA transferase, protein MTGISGAVAARAQQVADAFARMTGVAVDARVLLTGRAALLGMCPQGCISAGGATHLFPSRKGTWCALTLSRPDDVAAVPALVQADTVDADPWPVVETWAAATEAHAITERARLLGLPAAVLGETVPAAPRITRMWPRGTGRPLTGLLVADLSSMWAGPLCGQLLRQAGATVVKVESHARPDGTRNGPQVFFDWMNHGKLSYVADFGEPSALGALLDVADVVIESSRPTALVRRGLGPDVVASREGRVWVRITGHGTTGEHADWVAFGDDAAVSGGLVKNHHGTPSFAGDAIADPLTGLHAAHAVAESLTRGGGDLIEFAMSAVAATYADLATTGADIATVEPASAPAGPALGADNGAVTRLIAGSRPC, encoded by the coding sequence ATGACCGGGATCTCGGGGGCCGTGGCGGCCCGTGCGCAGCAGGTGGCCGACGCGTTCGCCCGGATGACGGGTGTGGCCGTCGATGCCCGGGTGCTGCTCACCGGTCGTGCCGCGCTGCTCGGTATGTGCCCGCAAGGGTGTATCTCGGCAGGTGGTGCGACGCATCTGTTTCCGTCGCGGAAGGGGACCTGGTGCGCGCTGACGTTGTCGCGACCTGACGATGTGGCCGCCGTGCCTGCCCTGGTGCAGGCCGACACCGTGGACGCCGACCCCTGGCCTGTGGTCGAGACCTGGGCGGCTGCGACCGAGGCGCACGCCATCACCGAGCGTGCGAGGCTGCTCGGCCTGCCCGCGGCGGTGCTCGGTGAGACAGTCCCTGCGGCGCCGCGCATCACCCGCATGTGGCCACGGGGAACAGGCAGGCCCTTGACCGGATTGCTGGTGGCCGATCTGTCCTCGATGTGGGCGGGACCGCTGTGCGGCCAGTTGCTGCGGCAGGCCGGTGCCACGGTGGTCAAGGTGGAAAGTCACGCCCGGCCCGACGGCACCCGCAACGGCCCGCAGGTGTTCTTCGATTGGATGAACCACGGAAAGCTCTCGTATGTCGCCGATTTCGGCGAACCCTCCGCGCTGGGGGCGCTGCTGGATGTCGCCGACGTCGTGATCGAGTCCTCGCGGCCCACCGCACTGGTGCGGCGTGGTCTCGGCCCGGACGTGGTGGCATCGCGCGAAGGCCGGGTGTGGGTGCGGATCACCGGCCACGGCACCACCGGTGAGCACGCCGACTGGGTGGCCTTCGGCGACGACGCCGCGGTGTCCGGTGGCCTGGTCAAGAACCACCATGGCACACCAAGTTTCGCGGGCGACGCGATCGCCGACCCGCTCACCGGTCTGCACGCCGCACACGCGGTCGCCGAATCCCTCACGCGCGGTGGCGGGGACCTGATCGAGTTCGCGATGTCCGCGGTCGCCGCGACATACGCGGATCTGGCGACCACCGGTGCTGATATCGCCACCGTCGAGCCCGCATCTGCGCCGGCCGGGCCCGCCCTCGGCGCCGACAACGGCGCCGTGACGAGGCTGATCGCCGGGAGCCGGCCATGCTGA
- a CDS encoding amidohydrolase family protein — MLIQRASLLDGRIADIRVGEAIEDVGPSLRARRGEAVLDAALGAVIPGLHDHHVHVYSAAAEQNSLRVGPREAHDTGELRRLLAGAAPGADGWIRAIGYHEQVAGPLDRDRLDALAPAVPVRVQHRSGVLWVLNSAGLAAINRPDHPDGILRSADPTWAEALPRRDTDIDSYAERLARYGITGITDATPDLSEPPRGLPQHLHVLAPGKKILHDDMLDLDGLVTWIGERHARGVPVAVHCVTSAQLVVTIAAMRVTGVLPGDRIEHAAMVPEDCVRDLCELGVTVVTQPNFVTERGDAYRSDVDAADHHQLWRVATLLAAGVRVALSTDAPFGDADPWAVMRAAVHRRTPHGFVLNPAERIPPRTALELFFGTAQDPAHPRRVDVGQPGDLCVLAAPPRQVVETLDADLVAATIIGGSVVFSR, encoded by the coding sequence ATGCTGATCCAGCGGGCGAGCCTGCTGGACGGCAGGATCGCCGACATCCGGGTGGGGGAGGCCATCGAAGATGTCGGTCCATCCCTACGGGCGCGGCGTGGCGAGGCGGTGCTCGATGCCGCGCTCGGCGCCGTCATCCCCGGGCTCCACGACCACCACGTGCACGTGTATTCCGCTGCCGCCGAACAGAACTCACTGAGGGTCGGCCCCCGCGAAGCGCACGACACCGGCGAACTGCGGCGCCTGCTCGCCGGTGCCGCGCCCGGTGCGGACGGCTGGATCCGGGCAATCGGCTACCACGAGCAGGTGGCCGGCCCGCTCGACCGTGACCGACTCGACGCGCTGGCCCCGGCAGTACCGGTGCGCGTGCAACACCGCAGCGGCGTGCTGTGGGTGCTGAACTCCGCGGGTCTCGCCGCGATAAACAGGCCGGATCACCCGGACGGCATACTGCGCAGCGCGGACCCGACCTGGGCCGAGGCGCTGCCGCGCCGCGACACCGACATCGATTCGTACGCCGAGCGTCTGGCGCGCTACGGCATCACGGGTATCACCGACGCCACGCCCGATCTCTCCGAACCTCCGCGCGGTCTGCCCCAGCACCTGCACGTGCTGGCGCCGGGGAAGAAGATCCTGCACGACGACATGCTCGATCTGGACGGCCTGGTCACCTGGATCGGCGAACGCCACGCCCGGGGCGTCCCGGTCGCGGTGCACTGTGTCACCTCGGCGCAACTCGTCGTCACCATCGCGGCAATGCGGGTCACCGGAGTGCTGCCCGGTGACCGAATCGAGCATGCGGCGATGGTGCCCGAGGACTGCGTGAGGGATCTGTGCGAACTCGGCGTGACCGTGGTGACCCAGCCGAATTTCGTCACCGAGCGCGGCGACGCGTACCGCAGCGACGTCGATGCCGCCGACCACCACCAGCTGTGGCGGGTCGCAACGCTTCTGGCTGCGGGGGTACGCGTGGCGCTGTCCACAGACGCGCCGTTCGGTGACGCCGATCCCTGGGCGGTGATGCGTGCCGCGGTGCACCGCCGGACTCCGCACGGATTCGTCCTCAACCCGGCCGAACGCATACCGCCGCGCACGGCGCTCGAGCTCTTCTTCGGTACGGCACAGGATCCGGCGCATCCACGGCGGGTGGACGTGGGGCAGCCGGGGGATCTGTGCGTGCTCGCGGCGCCGCCGCGGCAAGTGGTGGAGACACTCGACGCAGATCTGGTCGCTGCCACCATCATCGGCGGTTCGGTGGTGTTCAGCCGGTGA
- a CDS encoding MFS transporter, translating into MPALLGSAALGFTGLAFLLPVAPMWAVHIGADNLGAGLVNTVLMACTVVAQLLVGRLIRRVGMRVTLAIGLLLLGGPALLHLFAETLWAVLVLAALRGLGFGILTVSGVDGVAGLFAQEHRGRAVGAYGLAIAAPQFIFTPLAPWLAEQAGFGLVFALATAPVLAIPFALAFTRPVPTPPRRDDDEKFALTAGLVSPIVALVVITASGGAILTFAPQFGSAEAAFASLLALTGLTALARWLVGGLADRFGPARFIQPLLYLGAVGLATVATGIARGALIGEILIVVGAALVGIAYGALQNVTLVQAFAATGEHARSKVSVAWNVGFDGGTGIGALAVGALATSGSFPMAFAVLAAACAVMGVASYFAHRRTV; encoded by the coding sequence ATGCCCGCGTTGCTCGGCTCAGCCGCGCTGGGGTTCACCGGCTTGGCGTTTCTGCTGCCGGTGGCTCCGATGTGGGCGGTGCACATCGGCGCCGACAACCTGGGCGCCGGGCTGGTCAACACGGTCCTGATGGCGTGCACTGTGGTCGCCCAGCTGCTGGTGGGGCGGCTCATCCGCAGGGTGGGTATGCGTGTCACGCTCGCGATCGGCCTGCTGCTGCTGGGCGGGCCCGCGCTGCTGCATCTGTTCGCCGAAACCCTGTGGGCGGTACTGGTGCTCGCGGCGTTGCGTGGTCTGGGGTTCGGCATCCTCACGGTGTCCGGGGTCGACGGCGTCGCGGGGCTGTTCGCCCAGGAACACCGCGGCCGCGCGGTCGGTGCGTACGGACTGGCAATCGCCGCACCGCAGTTCATCTTCACCCCGCTGGCGCCGTGGCTGGCCGAACAGGCCGGTTTCGGGCTGGTCTTCGCACTCGCGACCGCCCCGGTGCTCGCGATCCCGTTCGCACTCGCCTTCACCCGTCCGGTGCCGACACCGCCGCGTCGCGACGACGACGAGAAATTCGCGCTCACAGCCGGTTTGGTGAGCCCGATCGTCGCGCTCGTGGTGATCACGGCCTCGGGTGGCGCGATCCTGACGTTCGCACCGCAGTTCGGTAGTGCGGAGGCCGCATTCGCGTCGCTTCTGGCGTTGACCGGCCTGACCGCGCTCGCGCGCTGGCTCGTCGGCGGCCTGGCCGACCGATTCGGCCCGGCGCGGTTCATCCAGCCGCTGCTGTATCTGGGGGCGGTCGGGCTCGCGACCGTCGCGACCGGCATCGCGCGCGGGGCGCTGATCGGCGAGATCCTGATCGTGGTGGGCGCGGCGCTGGTCGGCATCGCCTACGGCGCGCTGCAGAACGTGACGCTGGTGCAGGCCTTCGCCGCAACGGGTGAGCACGCCCGCAGCAAGGTGAGCGTCGCGTGGAACGTCGGCTTCGACGGCGGGACGGGGATCGGTGCGCTGGCGGTCGGTGCGCTGGCCACCTCCGGTTCGTTCCCGATGGCCTTCGCGGTGCTGGCCGCTGCGTGCGCCGTCATGGGTGTGGCGTCGTACTTCGCCCACCGGCGGACGGTGTGA
- a CDS encoding aminotransferase class I/II-fold pyridoxal phosphate-dependent enzyme, with product MDQTETPLLDALNEYHASNRYGYSPPGHRQGRGVDDRVLRVLGREPFLSDVLANGGLDDRRSSNGYLQKAEDLMAEAVGADTAWFSTCGSSLSVKAAMMAVAGGDGSLLLSRDSHKSVVAGLIFSGVMPRWITPRWDADRHLSHPPSPEEVEETWRRYPDAAGALIVSPSPYGTCADLAGIADVCHARGKPLIVDEAWGAHLPFHENLPTWAMDAGADVCVVSVHKMGAGFEQGSVFHLQGDLIDQDRLSACADLLMTTSPNVLVYSAIDGWRRQMVEHGHRLFSAALDLADDTRRRIEEIDDVEVLDEELLGAQASHDLDRLQILIDVSATGTSGYQAADWLRENCQVDVGMSDHRRILATMSVADGSDTAGRLLHALSLWRKAADDFAPPPPIDLPSPAELQLTTETSPRDAFFAEVEQIPVEHAVGRIAAEQITPYPPGIPAVVPGERLNEAVLDYLVTGVQAGMNLPDPADPQMGSIRVMA from the coding sequence ATGGACCAAACCGAGACGCCTCTGCTCGACGCGCTGAACGAGTACCACGCGTCCAACCGGTACGGCTACTCCCCGCCCGGCCATCGACAGGGCCGCGGCGTCGACGACCGTGTGCTGCGTGTGCTGGGACGCGAACCGTTCCTCAGTGATGTGCTGGCCAACGGCGGCTTGGACGACCGCCGCAGCAGCAACGGCTACCTGCAGAAAGCCGAGGATCTGATGGCCGAGGCGGTGGGAGCCGACACCGCGTGGTTCTCCACCTGTGGCAGTTCGCTGTCGGTCAAGGCCGCGATGATGGCCGTCGCGGGCGGCGACGGCAGCCTGCTGCTGAGTCGCGACAGCCACAAGTCTGTGGTCGCCGGCCTGATCTTCTCGGGTGTGATGCCACGCTGGATCACGCCACGGTGGGACGCCGACCGGCACCTGTCGCACCCGCCGTCGCCCGAGGAGGTCGAGGAGACCTGGCGGCGGTATCCCGACGCCGCCGGTGCGCTGATCGTGAGCCCGAGCCCGTACGGCACGTGTGCCGATCTCGCCGGCATCGCCGACGTATGCCATGCCCGGGGTAAACCGCTGATCGTCGACGAGGCCTGGGGCGCCCACCTGCCGTTCCACGAGAACCTGCCGACATGGGCCATGGACGCGGGCGCGGATGTGTGCGTGGTCAGCGTGCACAAGATGGGCGCGGGTTTCGAGCAGGGCTCGGTGTTCCACCTGCAAGGTGATCTCATCGATCAGGACCGGTTGTCCGCGTGTGCCGACCTGCTGATGACCACGAGCCCGAATGTGCTGGTGTACAGCGCGATCGACGGCTGGCGACGGCAGATGGTCGAACACGGCCACCGATTGTTCAGTGCGGCACTCGATCTCGCCGATGACACCCGCCGTCGCATCGAGGAGATCGACGACGTCGAGGTGCTCGACGAAGAATTACTCGGCGCGCAGGCCTCGCACGATCTGGACCGGTTGCAGATCCTCATCGACGTGTCGGCCACCGGCACCTCGGGCTACCAGGCCGCCGACTGGCTGCGGGAGAACTGCCAGGTGGACGTCGGGATGTCCGACCATCGCCGGATCCTGGCCACCATGTCGGTGGCCGACGGATCCGATACCGCGGGGCGCCTGCTGCACGCACTGTCGTTGTGGCGCAAGGCCGCAGATGACTTCGCGCCGCCGCCCCCGATCGATCTCCCGTCGCCGGCCGAACTCCAGTTGACAACGGAGACCTCTCCGCGGGATGCGTTCTTCGCCGAGGTCGAACAGATCCCGGTCGAGCATGCGGTGGGCCGCATCGCCGCCGAGCAGATCACACCCTATCCGCCCGGGATCCCCGCGGTGGTGCCGGGGGAGCGACTCAACGAAGCAGTGCTCGACTACCTCGTGACCGGCGTGCAGGCGGGTATGAACCTGCCGGATCCGGCCGATCCGCAGATGGGCTCCATCCGGGTCATGGCCTGA
- a CDS encoding UdgX family uracil-DNA binding protein (This protein belongs to the uracil DNA glycosylase superfamily, members of which act in excision repair of DNA. However, it belongs more specifically to UdgX branch, whose founding member was found to bind uracil in DNA (where it does not belong), without cleaving it, appears to promote DNA repair by a pathway involving RecA, rather than base excision.), which yields MAGAQEFVPHTADLAELAAAAGECRGCGLYRDATQAVFGAGGRSARIMMIGEQPGDKEDLAGLPFVGPAGRLLDRALDAADIDRDALYVTNAVKHFKFTRAAGGKRRIHKTPSRTEVVACRPWLIAEMTSVEPDVVVLLGATAAKALLGNDFRVTQHRGEVLHVDDEPGDPALVATVHPSSLLRGPKEERESAFAGLVDDLRVAADVRP from the coding sequence ATGGCAGGTGCGCAGGAGTTCGTCCCCCACACGGCGGACCTGGCCGAACTCGCTGCCGCGGCAGGCGAATGCCGAGGCTGCGGGTTGTATCGCGACGCCACGCAGGCGGTCTTCGGCGCGGGCGGGCGCTCGGCACGCATCATGATGATCGGCGAGCAGCCCGGTGACAAAGAGGACCTGGCGGGCCTGCCCTTCGTGGGTCCCGCGGGCCGGCTCCTGGACCGCGCGCTGGACGCCGCCGACATCGACCGCGATGCCCTCTACGTCACCAACGCGGTCAAGCACTTCAAGTTCACGCGGGCAGCGGGAGGCAAACGACGCATCCACAAGACCCCCAGTCGTACCGAGGTGGTGGCGTGCCGTCCCTGGCTCATCGCCGAGATGACCTCCGTGGAGCCCGATGTCGTGGTGCTGCTCGGCGCAACCGCCGCCAAGGCACTGCTGGGCAACGACTTTCGCGTCACGCAGCATCGCGGCGAGGTCCTGCACGTCGACGACGAACCGGGAGATCCGGCGCTGGTCGCCACCGTTCACCCGTCGTCTCTGCTGCGCGGACCCAAGGAGGAACGCGAATCCGCGTTCGCGGGCCTGGTCGACGATCTGCGTGTCGCAGCAGATGTCAGGCCATGA
- a CDS encoding alpha/beta hydrolase has product MSSSVSTIDARPDQPAGKQILHRRRSAESFALAAGCRAFVRNAVRVWAMQPNLAWPLGSIDRMVGLLPHRVDAKIRSVQLPDCAAELVCANGVSADRAILYLHGGAFMTCGINTHRSLVARLSREADAAVLNVGYRMLPKYGLAEAIDDAVAGLRWLQEQGYTSDQIVIAGDSVGGYLALATALQLSSRGEVPAAGIAAISPLTDLDPASKLEHPNARKCAMFTGAALAGFAKYLHRCERRPVSRREAAALVNPVTADLTKLPPVTVHVSADESLYSDSELLAGRLAEAQVPCELHVWHGQVHDFPLAADILPEGRRALRYVGDFVKQTTGTRLANVS; this is encoded by the coding sequence ATGAGCAGCAGCGTGAGCACCATCGATGCCAGGCCGGATCAGCCGGCCGGCAAGCAGATCCTGCATCGTCGCCGCAGCGCGGAGTCCTTCGCTCTGGCCGCAGGCTGTCGCGCGTTCGTACGCAACGCTGTTCGCGTGTGGGCCATGCAGCCGAATCTCGCGTGGCCACTCGGCTCGATCGACCGCATGGTGGGCCTCTTGCCGCACCGGGTCGATGCCAAGATCCGGTCCGTCCAATTACCCGACTGCGCCGCGGAATTGGTGTGTGCGAACGGGGTGAGCGCAGATCGCGCGATTCTCTACCTGCACGGCGGCGCGTTCATGACGTGCGGTATCAACACGCATCGCTCACTCGTGGCGCGGCTTTCCAGAGAGGCCGACGCCGCGGTGCTCAACGTCGGATACCGCATGCTCCCCAAATACGGTCTGGCCGAGGCGATCGACGACGCCGTGGCCGGTTTGCGCTGGCTGCAGGAGCAGGGTTACACGTCGGATCAGATCGTGATCGCCGGGGACTCGGTGGGCGGCTATCTCGCGCTGGCCACCGCGTTGCAGCTGTCTTCGCGCGGCGAGGTGCCCGCGGCCGGGATCGCGGCGATCTCGCCGCTGACCGATCTGGATCCCGCGAGCAAGCTCGAACACCCCAACGCCCGCAAGTGCGCGATGTTCACAGGCGCCGCACTCGCGGGGTTCGCGAAGTATCTGCACCGCTGTGAGCGTCGCCCCGTCAGCCGTCGGGAGGCGGCCGCGTTGGTGAACCCGGTGACGGCCGACCTGACGAAGCTACCGCCCGTGACGGTGCACGTCAGCGCCGACGAGTCGCTCTACTCCGATTCCGAACTTCTGGCCGGCAGGCTCGCGGAGGCCCAGGTGCCCTGTGAGCTGCATGTGTGGCACGGGCAGGTGCACGATTTCCCGCTGGCGGCAGACATCTTGCCCGAGGGTCGTCGGGCGCTGCGCTACGTCGGTGACTTCGTCAAGCAGACGACGGGCACCCGGCTGGCGAACGTCTCCTGA